CGACGACGTCCGCGACTCTCCCGCGCTGAACATCGCCGGCCAGCTGCACCTGCAGGGCGCCCGGGTGTCCGTGTACGACCCGAAGGCCACCGACAACGCCCGCAAGGTCTTCCCGACGCTGCCCTACGCCGACTCCGCCGTCGAGGCCTGCCGCGACGCCAGCGTCGTCCTGCACCTCACCGAGTGGCAGGAGTTCCGCGAGCTCGATCCCGCCGAGCTGGCCGGCATCGTCGAGACCCCGGTCGTCGTCGACGGCCGCAACTGCCTCGACGCCGACGCCTGGCGGGCGGCCGGGTGGACCTACCGGGGGCTCGGCCGCCCCTGACCCGCCCCCGGCTGCGTCACGGCTGGGCGTCGATGACGGACTGGGGGACGGCGTCGCCGTTCTGCAGGGCGGTCCAGAGCTCGCCGGACAGTTCGGGGTCCCAGCTGACGGTGTTGCCGATCTGGCCCAGCGGGACGGTGATGGTGTCGCCGGAGCCGCCGGAGACCGAGCCCATGCCGCGGGCGAACGCGAACATGTCCATGGGGCCGGTGTCTTCGTCGAGCACCAGGGCGTCGCCGCCGGCCAGCGCGGTGCGGGTCAGCTCGATCGGGTTGATCAGCGTGCCGGGCGACGTCGCCTTGTCGGCGATGGCCGAGATCAGCTCGCGCTGGCGCTGCACGCGGCCGATGTCGGCGGTGGGGTCGAAGTAACGGGCCCGGGCGTAGCCGAGCGCGTCGGGGCCGTTGAGCGTCTGGCATCCGGCCGGGAGGTCGATGTGCGCCTTGTCGTCCTGGATGGCTTCGTCGAGGCACATCTCGACGCCGCCGAGGGCGTCGACGATGCCGGCGAAGCCGCCGAAGCCGATCTGCACGTAGTCGTCGATGGCGACGCCGGTGGCCGCCTCGATGGTCTCGACCAGCAGCGGGGCGCCACCGAACGCGAACGCGGCGTTGATGCGGTTCTCGCCGTGCCCGGGGATGTCGACGACGGAGTCGCGCGGGATGCTGATCAGCGCGTTGCGCTCGCCGCCGCCGGGGACGCTCAGCAGCATGATGGTGTCGGTGCGCTGGCCCTCGACGCTGCCGGTGCCCAGCTCGCTCTGCTCCTCGTCGGAGAGGTCCTCGCGGCTGTCCGAGCCGACCAGCAGGAACACCCGGCCCTCGGACGTCGCCGAGCCGTGGTCGGACGGGATGGCGTCGACCTTCTCGATGCGGCCCCACACGTACCAGAGGAGCGCGCCGAGCGCGACGAGGACGACCAGCCAGAACGACAGGAACCAGCGGAGGAAGCGGACGAAGCCGGAGCGCTTGCGCTTCGGCCGGCCGGGCGGCTCGGCGCTCTCGCGGCGACGACGGGTGGGCGGCGGCGCCGCTGGGGGCGCGCCGGCGCCGTCGGTCTCGGCCGGGCCGTACGCGTCGGCCGGCATGACGCTGGTGCCGCTCGGCACCGCCGCGGCCGGGGCCGGCGCGGGCTCGTCCTGCGGGCTGTGGGCCACGCCGCCGCGATAGGAGACGCCGGGGACGTGGCCGGCCTGGTACTCGGTGACCTTGACCTCGGT
This Jiangella alba DNA region includes the following protein-coding sequences:
- a CDS encoding LCP family protein, with product MRPDGEAGMAAYGADGGARGTEVKVTEYQAGHVPGVSYRGGVAHSPQDEPAPAPAAAVPSGTSVMPADAYGPAETDGAGAPPAAPPPTRRRRESAEPPGRPKRKRSGFVRFLRWFLSFWLVVLVALGALLWYVWGRIEKVDAIPSDHGSATSEGRVFLLVGSDSREDLSDEEQSELGTGSVEGQRTDTIMLLSVPGGGERNALISIPRDSVVDIPGHGENRINAAFAFGGAPLLVETIEAATGVAIDDYVQIGFGGFAGIVDALGGVEMCLDEAIQDDKAHIDLPAGCQTLNGPDALGYARARYFDPTADIGRVQRQRELISAIADKATSPGTLINPIELTRTALAGGDALVLDEDTGPMDMFAFARGMGSVSGGSGDTITVPLGQIGNTVSWDPELSGELWTALQNGDAVPQSVIDAQP